In Prionailurus viverrinus isolate Anna chromosome C2, UM_Priviv_1.0, whole genome shotgun sequence, one DNA window encodes the following:
- the LOC125175372 gene encoding LOW QUALITY PROTEIN: tripartite motif-containing protein 77-like (The sequence of the model RefSeq protein was modified relative to this genomic sequence to represent the inferred CDS: inserted 1 base in 1 codon) translates to MDSTFVRCXPSLLICSICKDYFTDPVTINCGQSFCTPCLCLLWEDAQHPTCCPVCRALSPRMDFKSIISAEGQARAKKESVAKQLPRSARQVCWIHQALKNIFCPTDKSLLCLQCSHSPGHTTHIHCPVSQVAEHCREKLLMQMKSIWKNRQRNQRNINKEYNLLRVWQGFVNLRMVMIKAEYPKVYQYLHKEKQKHLESLAIEGKIIFHRLWRNVARMLQMGKLLKRIYEELKEMCLKADVYLLQDLEDIMKRSQLVQAHLPQPVDPQPSEWTITGMSERLNNFRVYITFGDNIRNYRVPLFEDLRRLQCCPDHQDLPRSPASSQYKPSWAAQAAFTSGKYYWEVDVGNSQNWIKGLCRESWTKHHDLLLNSEGIFLLLCVNVDNHCRLFSASPPLCHYIPRPQGLVGVFLDYEFDIVSFVNVAKSSLICNFLSCSFSFPLRPFICYVTK, encoded by the exons ATGGATTCTACTTTTGTGCGCT GCCCCAGTCTGCTTATCTGTTCCATCTGCAAGGACTATTTCACAGACCCTGTCACCATTAACTGTGGACAGAGCTTTTGTACTCCGTGTCTCTGCCTCCTGTGGGAAGATGCCCAGCATCCTACCTGTTGCCCTGTATGCAGGGCACTATCTCCACGCATGGACTTCAAAAGCATTATTTCTGCTGAGGGACAAGCTCGTGCTAAAAAAGAATCAGTTGCCAAGCAGTTACCAAGGTCTGCCAGGCAGGTGTGTTGGATACACCAAGCACTAAAGAATATCTTCTGTCCAACTGACAAGAGCCTGCTGTGTTTGCAATGCTCTCATTCGCCAGGGCATACCACTCACATACACTGTCCAGTTTCACAGGTCGCTGAGCACTGCAGAGAGAAACTTCTGATGCAAATGAAATCTATTTGGAAAAACAGGcagagaaatcagagaaatataaacaaagagtACAACTTACTTAGAGTATGGCAGGGTTTTGTAAATCTAAGGATGGTGATGATCAAGGCTGAATATCCTAAGGTGTACCAATACCtccacaaagaaaagcaaaaacatttagAGAGCCTGGCAATTGAAGGCAAGATAATTTTTCATCGACTCTGGAGAAATGTAGCTAGAATGCTTCAAATGGGGAAACTCCTGAAAAGAATCTATGAGGAGCTGAAGGAAATGTGCCTCAAAGCAGATGTGTACCTGCTCCAGGATTTGGAAGACATCATGAAAAGGAGTCAGTTAGTGCAGGCGCACTTGCCCCAGCCTGTGGACCCACAGCCCAGTGAGTGGACAATCACCGGGATGTCTGAAAGGCTTAACAACTTCCGAGTGTATATTACATTTGGTGATAACATAAGGAATTACCGTGTGCCTCTGTTTGAAGACCTGAGACGTTTGCAGTGCTGTCCCGACCATCAAGACCTGCCCCGCAGTCCAGCGAGTTCACAGTATAAGCCTTCCTGGGCAGCTCAGGCTGCCTTCACCTCTGGCAAATATTACTGGGAGGTGGATGTGGGAAACTCTCAGAATTGGATTAAAGGACTTTGCAGGGAATCCTGGACAAAACACCATGACTTGCTGCTCAACTCTGAGGGTATCTTTCTACTTCTGTGTGTCAATGTGGATAACCATTGCcgtctcttctctgcctccccgCCACTGTGCCACTACATTCCAAGACCCCAGGGCTTGGTAGGGGTGTTTTTAGATTATGAATTTGATATAGTAAGCTTTGTTAATGTTGCCAAAAGTTCCCTCATTTGTAATTTCCTTTcctgttccttctccttccctctcagacCTTTCATTTGTTATGTAACCAAATGA